One region of Brachyspira hampsonii genomic DNA includes:
- a CDS encoding carbon starvation CstA family protein translates to MNAFILLLLGMVIFFIAYITYGSYLAKKWGIDPGKKTPAHTLNDGKDYVPTDAKVLLGHHFSSIAGAGPITGPIIATMFGWLPVYLWIIFGCVFFGGVHDYGSLVASLRHEGKSIGEVIRHNVSQKGKIMFTLYAFITICLVVAAFLDITAGTFAVNVDNARESAAAGTASMLFIVLALLFGFLVYRRGAGVAVSTIVGVVLLAAIIFISDKFPFLTLEKIHWQIILVIYIILASLMPVWILLQPRDYLSSFLLYAMVVGGVVGLVIMRPAIQTPAFTSFMPSEGNYLFPILFITVACGAISGFHALVSSGTSAKQLNSEKDAKLVGYGAMLIEGIVAIVALMSVSAVAGNGEGTPAARFATGVATFMTSFGVPLSMGKTFVTLAFASFALTSLDSATRIGRYLIQELGEYTAADGRVHKTFLTNPYIATCITVLVSLGFTLYGYARIWPIFGSANQLLAGLSLLAVAAWIKNRQKRNSWENIVPLVFMFAVTLSALCLVVYTNVMKATFDGYVLAAIAAVMIILAVIELFITGQWARGLSKETASNPNDPIKNK, encoded by the coding sequence ATGAATGCTTTCATTCTTCTATTGTTAGGTATGGTCATATTTTTTATAGCCTACATAACTTATGGATCATATTTAGCAAAAAAATGGGGAATAGACCCTGGTAAAAAAACACCTGCACATACTCTTAATGACGGTAAAGACTATGTGCCTACAGATGCTAAAGTATTATTAGGACACCATTTCTCATCTATAGCTGGAGCAGGTCCTATTACAGGTCCTATTATTGCCACTATGTTCGGCTGGCTTCCTGTATACTTATGGATCATATTCGGCTGTGTATTCTTTGGCGGAGTTCATGATTATGGTTCATTAGTTGCTTCTTTAAGACATGAAGGTAAATCTATCGGAGAAGTTATAAGACATAATGTAAGCCAAAAAGGTAAAATAATGTTCACACTATATGCATTTATTACTATTTGTTTGGTAGTAGCTGCTTTCTTAGATATTACTGCAGGTACTTTTGCTGTAAATGTTGATAATGCTAGAGAATCTGCTGCAGCTGGTACTGCTAGTATGCTTTTCATTGTCTTGGCTTTATTATTTGGTTTCTTAGTATACAGAAGAGGTGCCGGCGTTGCTGTTTCTACAATAGTCGGTGTTGTATTATTAGCTGCTATTATTTTCATCTCTGATAAATTCCCATTCTTAACTTTAGAAAAAATACATTGGCAAATAATATTAGTTATTTACATAATATTAGCTTCTTTAATGCCTGTATGGATATTATTACAGCCTAGAGACTACTTATCTTCATTCTTACTATATGCTATGGTAGTAGGCGGTGTTGTTGGTTTGGTAATAATGAGACCTGCTATACAAACTCCTGCTTTCACTAGCTTTATGCCTAGCGAAGGAAACTACTTATTCCCTATACTTTTCATTACTGTTGCATGCGGTGCCATATCAGGATTCCATGCTCTTGTTAGCTCTGGTACTAGTGCTAAACAGCTTAACAGTGAAAAAGATGCAAAATTAGTAGGATATGGTGCTATGCTTATAGAAGGTATAGTTGCTATAGTTGCTTTAATGAGTGTTTCTGCTGTTGCCGGTAACGGTGAAGGTACTCCTGCTGCTAGATTTGCTACAGGTGTTGCTACTTTCATGACTTCTTTCGGAGTTCCTCTAAGTATGGGTAAAACTTTCGTTACTTTAGCATTTGCTTCTTTTGCTTTAACTTCATTAGACAGTGCTACTCGTATAGGAAGATATTTAATACAGGAATTAGGCGAATATACTGCTGCTGACGGAAGAGTACATAAAACTTTCTTAACTAATCCTTATATAGCTACTTGTATTACAGTATTAGTTTCTTTAGGATTTACTCTTTACGGTTATGCTAGAATTTGGCCTATATTCGGAAGTGCTAACCAATTATTAGCTGGTTTGTCATTGCTTGCTGTTGCTGCTTGGATAAAAAACAGACAAAAAAGAAATTCTTGGGAAAATATTGTTCCTTTAGTATTTATGTTTGCTGTTACTCTTTCAGCTCTATGCTTAGTTGTTTATACTAATGTTATGAAAGCTACTTTCGACGGTTATGTATTAGCTGCTATAGCCGCTGTTATGATAATATTAGCAGTTATAGAACTATTCATCACAGGTCAATGGGCTCGCGGATTATCTAAAGAAACAGCTTCTAATCCTAATGATCCTATTAAAAATAAATAA
- a CDS encoding solute:sodium symporter family transporter codes for MNYLIIISFLFFTALVAFISWIITKKDDLSTNEGYFLAGRSLSGIVIAGSLILTNLSAEQLVGLNGNGFKHGLSSMAWETTSGLSLVIMALIFLPRYLKSGFTTVPEFLEERFDIGTRNMVTGLFLISLTFIVLPIILYSGGIAVNSLFNVSEILHVSREMSLFIVIIFTGIVGGIYAIFGGLKAVAVSDTINGVLLLIGGLMIPILGLVKLGDGSLFNGLETLVLVNPEKMNSIGSSTSDAPFSTLFTGMFLVNLFYWCTNQQIVQRAFAAKNLKEGQIGTLIAGFIKMFVPIMLVIPGIIAFHLYKDQITHQDLAYSILVSNVLPLPLVGFFGAVLFGAVLSSFNSALNSASTMFCLNIYKPIFNPSVDDKKLVFIGKIFGTIVCIFSIFVAPNIAKAPDGLYSFMKSVMGFFNIPTLVVVLMGFATKRVPAIGAKISIVFFIVCYSLYKFVIPIKIHYLHVYGILFVCCVVIMLISGMISPRKTPYVQKYTKQVDLTSWKWAKPVSAVMITTLIYLYVLFSKIGIVTSQENIKSKFIVITLIYVIISVISFVAIKIKFSKE; via the coding sequence ATGAATTATTTAATTATTATTTCTTTTTTATTTTTTACGGCTTTAGTAGCATTTATATCTTGGATAATAACTAAAAAAGATGATTTATCCACAAATGAAGGATATTTTTTAGCAGGAAGAAGTTTAAGCGGAATAGTAATAGCGGGTTCATTGATACTCACAAATCTTTCAGCTGAACAATTAGTAGGACTTAATGGAAACGGATTTAAACATGGCTTATCATCTATGGCTTGGGAAACTACATCAGGATTATCACTTGTAATAATGGCATTGATTTTTTTACCTAGGTATTTAAAAAGCGGGTTTACTACTGTACCTGAGTTTTTAGAGGAGAGATTTGATATAGGTACTAGAAATATGGTTACAGGATTATTTCTTATAAGTTTGACTTTTATTGTTCTGCCTATTATTTTGTATTCCGGAGGTATAGCTGTTAATTCATTATTTAATGTTTCTGAAATTTTACATGTATCAAGAGAAATGTCATTATTTATAGTAATTATTTTTACAGGAATTGTAGGAGGTATATATGCTATATTTGGAGGATTAAAGGCAGTTGCTGTATCTGATACCATAAATGGAGTATTACTTTTAATTGGCGGGCTTATGATTCCTATATTAGGACTTGTTAAACTTGGTGATGGAAGTTTATTTAATGGATTAGAAACTTTAGTATTAGTGAATCCAGAAAAGATGAATTCTATAGGAAGTTCCACAAGTGATGCACCTTTTTCCACACTATTTACAGGAATGTTTCTTGTAAACTTATTTTATTGGTGTACAAATCAGCAAATAGTTCAAAGAGCATTTGCCGCAAAAAATTTAAAAGAAGGGCAAATAGGAACACTTATAGCAGGGTTTATAAAGATGTTTGTTCCTATTATGTTGGTTATTCCAGGTATTATAGCATTTCATTTATATAAAGATCAAATTACACATCAGGATTTAGCTTATTCTATATTAGTTAGTAATGTACTGCCTTTACCTTTGGTAGGATTTTTTGGAGCTGTATTGTTTGGAGCTGTTTTAAGTTCTTTTAATTCTGCTTTGAATTCTGCTTCTACTATGTTTTGCTTAAATATTTATAAGCCTATATTTAACCCTAGCGTAGATGATAAAAAATTGGTATTTATAGGTAAGATATTTGGAACTATAGTGTGCATATTTTCTATATTTGTTGCCCCTAATATAGCTAAAGCACCTGACGGACTTTATTCTTTTATGAAAAGCGTTATGGGATTTTTCAATATACCTACATTGGTAGTTGTGCTTATGGGATTTGCTACAAAAAGAGTACCTGCTATTGGTGCTAAAATATCAATAGTATTTTTTATAGTATGTTATTCTTTATACAAATTTGTTATACCTATAAAAATACATTATCTACATGTATATGGGATATTATTTGTATGCTGTGTAGTGATAATGCTTATATCCGGAATGATATCTCCAAGGAAAACACCTTATGTTCAGAAATATACTAAACAAGTTGATTTAACTTCTTGGAAATGGGCTAAGCCTGTATCTGCTGTGATGATTACAACTTTAATTTATTTGTATGTATTATTTTCTAAGATAGGAATAGTTACTTCTCAAGAAAATATAAAAAGTAAATTTATTGTTATAACATTGATATATGTTATAATTTCTGTAATATCATTTGTAGCTATAAAAATAAAATTTAGTAAGGAATGA
- a CDS encoding sulfatase-like hydrolase/transferase, with protein sequence MKKQIVFIMTDTTRKDMLGCYGNKKMITPNLDKLAENGIKYENAYTCQPVCGPARSAIFTGTFPHTNGMVTNCVSLREGVKSIGQILTSNDIHCGYIGKWHLDGGDYFGYGVCPDGWDKNYWYDMKNYLDELSEEDRIKSRQSETSYNDDMKEDFTYAHRCSNRALKFLDEHKDEDFLLVVSYDEPHGPCLCPAPYNTMYEGFKFDDDTVFNDNLENKPLMQRLWAGEALNQKANEINKPSKQLALFLGCNSFVDYEIGRVIDKVNEIASDAMIIFTSDHGDMLGAHKLQMKNACAYKEIANIPLIIKYNEKGKTVSYPASHIDLAPTILDYMSVKIPKAFEGKSMLKQIEDPNVRINDEVFLEFTRYEVDHDGFGGLQMMRAVVDDRYKLVINLLDSDEFYDLEKDPYEVNNLINDENYKEVRNKLHDKLLDNMNRTRDLYRGYQWAARSWRKDKVPNWNNDGYTRQRENEENESRQLDYDTGLPMINAVRKKILNDEKK encoded by the coding sequence ATGAAGAAGCAAATAGTTTTTATTATGACTGATACTACAAGAAAAGATATGCTTGGCTGCTATGGAAACAAAAAAATGATAACTCCTAATTTAGATAAATTAGCAGAAAATGGCATAAAATATGAAAATGCTTATACATGTCAGCCTGTATGCGGTCCGGCTAGATCTGCCATATTTACAGGTACTTTTCCTCATACTAATGGAATGGTTACAAACTGTGTTTCTTTAAGGGAGGGAGTAAAAAGTATAGGACAGATATTGACTTCTAATGATATACATTGCGGATATATAGGTAAATGGCATCTTGATGGAGGAGATTATTTCGGATATGGGGTTTGTCCTGATGGATGGGATAAAAATTATTGGTATGATATGAAAAATTATCTTGATGAACTAAGTGAAGAAGATAGAATAAAATCCAGACAGTCTGAAACCTCCTACAATGATGATATGAAAGAAGATTTCACTTATGCACATAGATGTTCTAATAGAGCTTTGAAATTTTTAGATGAGCATAAAGATGAGGATTTTCTTTTGGTAGTATCTTATGACGAACCGCATGGACCTTGTTTATGCCCAGCACCATATAATACAATGTATGAGGGATTTAAATTTGATGATGATACCGTTTTTAATGATAATTTAGAGAATAAACCTCTTATGCAAAGATTATGGGCTGGAGAGGCTTTGAATCAAAAAGCCAATGAAATAAATAAGCCTTCTAAACAATTAGCTCTATTTTTAGGATGTAATTCTTTTGTAGATTATGAAATAGGGAGGGTTATTGATAAAGTAAATGAAATAGCTTCTGATGCTATGATTATATTTACATCGGATCATGGAGATATGCTTGGTGCTCATAAACTGCAAATGAAAAATGCATGTGCTTATAAAGAAATAGCGAATATACCTCTTATAATTAAATATAATGAAAAGGGAAAAACAGTATCATATCCTGCATCTCATATAGATTTAGCACCTACTATACTAGATTATATGAGTGTTAAAATACCTAAAGCATTTGAAGGAAAAAGTATGTTAAAGCAAATTGAAGATCCTAATGTGAGGATAAATGATGAGGTATTTTTAGAGTTTACAAGGTATGAAGTGGATCATGATGGTTTCGGCGGACTTCAAATGATGAGGGCGGTAGTTGATGACAGATATAAACTTGTTATTAATTTATTGGATAGTGATGAGTTTTATGATTTAGAGAAAGATCCTTATGAAGTTAATAATCTTATAAATGATGAAAACTATAAAGAGGTTAGAAATAAATTACATGACAAACTTTTGGATAATATGAACAGAACAAGAGATTTATACAGAGGATATCAGTGGGCTGCAAGATCTTGGAGAAAAGATAAAGTACCTAATTGGAATAATGACGGATATACAAGACAGAGAGAAAATGAAGAAAATGAATCTCGTCAGCTTGATTATGATACAGGGCTTCCTATGATTAATGCGGTTAGAAAAAAAATATTAAATGATGAAAAAAAATAA
- a CDS encoding ROK family protein: MKHITEIKSKNKKDIIKLLYKKNIMSKKRIAAELELSPSVITKLCSELIKENILVEMNRIDSKKLGRKEVEIKINPNYKKCIGITINHISTDILLVDMQFQVIEKVSFKTSTNYENDLLKIVSTVQEIIYNYSLNNKDILGIGISIKGNTDGIYSYSGIWGIKVNIKDYIENNLNIPTVIDNGIRCSALLEQLYSNEDNFMFIKYMEPGIGGAVILNGSIKRGENNLIMDFGHMIIDTNLDYCHICKRKGCLESVISIEKILINIKNNFSKDFCPVLWEICSGDLNNINISNIIKAADNGCININNIFKKNAQYFALCLINTYSIMDVNKIIIIGDLFSSKRFVSYFKTAVEEYQLTDIYDKIEMHFHENVLLSPIALLLNEYLF; encoded by the coding sequence TTGAAGCATATTACTGAAATAAAATCTAAAAATAAAAAAGATATAATAAAACTTTTATATAAAAAAAATATTATGTCTAAAAAACGAATAGCAGCAGAATTAGAGTTATCTCCTTCTGTTATTACTAAACTATGCTCAGAATTAATTAAAGAAAATATATTAGTAGAAATGAATAGAATAGACAGTAAAAAATTAGGAAGAAAAGAAGTAGAGATAAAAATAAATCCAAATTATAAAAAATGCATAGGCATAACTATAAATCATATATCAACGGATATTTTACTTGTAGATATGCAGTTTCAAGTTATAGAAAAGGTATCTTTCAAAACAAGTACAAATTATGAAAATGATTTATTAAAAATAGTTAGTACAGTACAAGAAATCATATATAACTATTCACTTAATAATAAAGATATTCTTGGTATAGGAATAAGTATAAAAGGCAATACTGACGGCATATATTCATATTCAGGTATTTGGGGTATAAAAGTGAACATAAAAGATTATATAGAAAATAATTTAAATATACCAACAGTTATAGATAATGGTATAAGATGCAGTGCTTTACTTGAACAATTATATTCCAATGAAGATAATTTCATGTTCATTAAATATATGGAGCCTGGAATTGGAGGTGCTGTAATATTAAATGGAAGTATAAAACGAGGAGAAAATAATTTAATAATGGATTTTGGACATATGATAATCGATACAAATTTAGATTATTGCCATATTTGTAAAAGGAAAGGCTGCTTAGAAAGTGTTATATCCATTGAAAAAATTCTAATTAATATAAAAAATAATTTCTCTAAAGACTTCTGTCCTGTACTATGGGAAATATGCAGCGGAGATTTGAACAACATCAATATCTCAAATATAATAAAAGCAGCAGATAATGGCTGTATAAATATTAATAATATATTCAAAAAAAATGCTCAGTATTTTGCATTATGTTTAATAAATACATATTCTATTATGGATGTAAATAAGATAATAATTATAGGAGATTTATTCTCTTCAAAACGTTTTGTATCATATTTCAAAACTGCTGTTGAAGAATACCAATTAACAGATATTTATGATAAAATAGAAATGCACTTTCATGAAAATGTCCTGCTTTCTCCTATAGCTTTGCTTTTAAATGAGTATTTATTTTAA
- the rdgB gene encoding RdgB/HAM1 family non-canonical purine NTP pyrophosphatase translates to MLDKLVIATSNKHKLKEIESIFKGSVIKEILSMPSDIGEIIEDGNTFIENSFIKAKAVYYHTKLPSLADDSGLCVNALGGKPGIHSARYGGESLGYKEKMQMLLNELKNKDDRSAYFITSAVCILDDNYYIAVEGRVDGKIIENKRGFEGFGYDPIFQPDGYNITYAEMSLEEKNSMSHRALAMKKIKNILYGIYHF, encoded by the coding sequence ATGCTTGATAAATTAGTAATAGCAACATCAAATAAACATAAATTAAAAGAAATAGAATCCATATTTAAGGGAAGTGTAATAAAAGAAATATTATCAATGCCTTCTGATATAGGTGAAATAATAGAAGATGGAAATACCTTTATAGAAAACTCTTTTATAAAGGCTAAAGCGGTATACTATCATACTAAACTTCCATCTTTAGCAGATGATTCCGGACTTTGTGTTAATGCACTGGGAGGAAAACCCGGAATACATTCTGCAAGATACGGCGGAGAGAGTTTAGGATATAAAGAGAAAATGCAGATGCTTTTAAATGAACTAAAAAATAAGGATGACAGAAGTGCATATTTTATAACATCAGCTGTATGCATATTAGATGATAATTATTATATAGCAGTTGAAGGAAGAGTTGATGGAAAAATAATAGAAAACAAAAGAGGTTTTGAAGGTTTCGGATATGATCCTATATTTCAGCCTGATGGATATAATATTACTTATGCTGAAATGAGTCTTGAAGAAAAAAATTCTATGAGTCATAGAGCATTGGCTATGAAAAAAATAAAAAATATTTTATACGGCATTTATCATTTTTAA
- a CDS encoding GyrI-like domain-containing protein, which yields MEIEIVEKKDFEVIGKVAEGESEKHSQWVLPLWQNFNKNIKEIINLVKVDENNNLAGIWGIMNDIDDTFAPWGEMGKYMAGVEVKENSAVPEGWVKWNIKGGKFIKVKCNIENYSKIFTKIVEDYAPKNGYVIVENVMEYYIPNSKDFYLFFKIKN from the coding sequence ATGGAAATAGAAATAGTAGAAAAAAAAGATTTTGAAGTAATTGGGAAAGTAGCTGAGGGTGAAAGTGAAAAACACTCTCAGTGGGTTCTTCCTCTTTGGCAGAATTTTAATAAAAATATTAAAGAAATTATAAATTTAGTAAAAGTTGATGAAAATAATAATTTAGCTGGTATATGGGGAATTATGAATGATATTGATGATACTTTTGCTCCTTGGGGTGAAATGGGTAAATATATGGCAGGTGTAGAAGTAAAAGAAAATTCTGCTGTACCTGAAGGCTGGGTAAAATGGAATATTAAAGGCGGAAAGTTCATAAAAGTAAAATGCAATATAGAAAATTACAGCAAAATATTTACAAAGATAGTTGAAGATTATGCTCCTAAAAATGGATATGTAATAGTTGAAAATGTAATGGAATACTATATACCTAACAGCAAAGATTTTTACTTATTTTTTAAAATTAAAAATTAG
- a CDS encoding TRAP transporter permease, whose amino-acid sequence MKDKKDIHIPTVEEIDDYMSKYDSESRYRRYNDWKKYLIIAISVIFCLFQLYSILSGRITAQVVRATHLAFVMLLAYLLFPMKKDMPKDKLPCYDVILAIIGAASWGYIVINFESIVRRAGIYTTTDIIIGIIGILLVFEACRRIVGLPILVISIVFIVYALFGAYAPGFLNHRGYSLQRLVSHLFYNTEGIMGTPIGASATFIFLFIFFGALLDKTGIGQFFIDICNAIAGGFDGGPAKVAVLTSAMFGTVSGSSVSNTVGTGSFTIPMMKSLGYRGEFAGAVEASASTGGQLMPPIMGAASFLMAESLGIPYMQVAKAAIIPAILYFTGIFIMVHLEAKKTGLKGLSRDSLPKMGELLMKKGYLVVPLLTIIYFFVLGKTAIYAGLMGIIAAALVAVINSIVDIIMKRKVSFGLNDLIDVFVNAARNIISVAIACAMAGIIIGVITLTGLGLKIGAGLISISGGIPILLLFLTMISSIILGMGVPTTANYLITSTIAASAIIGLGYEPLAAHMFVFYFGIIADVTPPVALAAMAGAAIAKSDPLKTGIEATKLSIGAFIIPYMFIFNPDILMINTTISDVIPILITSLIGMFGVSAGLEGYVFRKCKAYERILFIIAGLLSIYPEFYTDIIGIAIIAILVIVQIATKNKRNTPAAA is encoded by the coding sequence ATGAAAGATAAAAAAGATATTCATATTCCAACAGTCGAAGAAATTGATGATTATATGAGCAAATACGACAGTGAATCAAGATACAGAAGATATAATGATTGGAAAAAATATTTAATCATAGCAATATCAGTAATATTCTGCTTATTTCAATTATATTCGATACTTTCTGGAAGAATTACTGCTCAGGTTGTAAGGGCTACACACTTAGCATTTGTTATGCTATTAGCCTATTTACTTTTCCCAATGAAAAAAGATATGCCTAAGGATAAACTTCCTTGTTATGATGTTATACTTGCTATAATAGGAGCTGCTTCTTGGGGGTATATTGTAATTAATTTTGAATCAATAGTAAGAAGAGCCGGAATATATACAACAACAGATATTATAATTGGTATAATAGGCATACTTCTTGTATTTGAAGCCTGCAGAAGAATAGTAGGTCTTCCTATTCTTGTAATATCAATAGTTTTTATTGTATATGCATTATTCGGAGCTTATGCACCCGGTTTTTTAAATCATAGAGGATATTCTCTTCAAAGATTGGTTTCACATTTATTTTATAATACAGAAGGTATAATGGGTACTCCTATAGGAGCATCGGCTACATTTATATTCTTATTTATATTCTTTGGAGCATTGCTTGATAAAACAGGAATAGGTCAGTTTTTTATAGATATATGTAATGCCATAGCAGGAGGTTTTGACGGAGGTCCTGCAAAAGTAGCTGTACTTACAAGTGCAATGTTTGGTACTGTTTCTGGAAGTTCTGTTTCTAATACTGTAGGTACAGGAAGTTTTACAATACCTATGATGAAATCTTTAGGGTACAGAGGCGAATTTGCAGGTGCTGTTGAGGCTTCTGCTTCTACAGGAGGGCAGTTAATGCCTCCTATAATGGGTGCTGCTTCTTTCTTAATGGCTGAAAGTTTAGGGATACCTTATATGCAGGTTGCTAAGGCTGCTATCATTCCGGCTATACTTTATTTTACAGGTATATTTATAATGGTGCATTTAGAGGCTAAAAAAACAGGGCTTAAAGGTTTATCAAGAGATTCTCTTCCTAAAATGGGTGAGCTTTTAATGAAGAAGGGATATTTAGTTGTTCCGCTTCTTACTATAATATATTTTTTCGTACTTGGTAAAACAGCAATTTATGCAGGATTAATGGGTATTATTGCTGCTGCTTTAGTTGCTGTTATTAATTCTATAGTAGACATCATAATGAAAAGAAAAGTTAGTTTCGGACTTAATGATTTAATAGATGTTTTTGTTAATGCTGCTAGAAATATCATAAGCGTTGCTATTGCCTGTGCTATGGCTGGTATTATAATAGGAGTTATTACTTTAACAGGATTAGGTTTAAAAATAGGGGCAGGTTTAATATCAATATCCGGAGGAATACCTATACTTTTATTGTTCCTAACTATGATAAGTTCTATTATATTAGGTATGGGAGTGCCTACTACTGCTAATTATCTTATTACTTCTACAATAGCTGCTAGTGCTATAATAGGTTTAGGTTATGAACCTTTAGCTGCTCATATGTTTGTATTCTATTTTGGTATTATAGCCGATGTTACTCCTCCTGTTGCTTTAGCTGCTATGGCTGGTGCTGCTATCGCTAAATCCGATCCTCTTAAAACAGGAATAGAAGCTACAAAACTTTCTATAGGTGCTTTTATTATACCTTATATGTTTATATTTAATCCAGACATACTTATGATTAATACTACAATTTCTGATGTTATACCTATTTTAATAACTTCTCTTATAGGTATGTTCGGAGTATCTGCTGGATTAGAAGGATATGTCTTTAGAAAATGCAAAGCGTATGAGAGAATATTATTTATTATAGCAGGGCTTCTTTCTATATATCCTGAATTTTATACTGATATTATAGGAATAGCTATTATCGCTATATTAGTTATTGTACAGATAGCAACAAAAAATAAAAGAAATACTCCTGCTGCTGCTTAA
- a CDS encoding DUF1850 domain-containing protein: MLKKIITCISVIIIIIIALLFVPLFPRLVLNSVKNNKVNFIFNIDKKEFLISYTHSVNKGRIRDYYIINDNNDIVLEKTRFVSYGAGMSDPQGDEHIIITNDYIEINNINKVIKDLYLFVGIVADHRIEFDGKEIELNTLFKPQINIKIQYKKVSLFEMITSVRRKQ; the protein is encoded by the coding sequence ATGTTAAAGAAAATTATTACATGTATATCTGTTATAATCATAATAATTATTGCTTTATTATTTGTGCCTCTATTTCCAAGACTTGTATTAAATAGTGTTAAAAATAATAAAGTTAATTTTATATTTAATATTGATAAAAAAGAGTTTCTAATTTCATATACCCATTCTGTAAATAAAGGAAGAATTAGAGATTACTACATTATAAATGATAACAATGATATAGTGCTGGAGAAAACAAGATTTGTTTCTTATGGCGCTGGTATGTCTGATCCTCAGGGTGATGAACATATAATTATTACAAATGATTACATAGAAATAAATAATATTAATAAAGTAATAAAAGATTTATATTTATTTGTAGGTATTGTAGCGGATCACAGAATAGAATTTGATGGAAAAGAAATAGAATTAAATACACTATTCAAACCTCAAATAAATATAAAAATACAATATAAAAAAGTTTCATTATTTGAAATGATTACAAGTGTAAGGAGAAAACAATGA
- a CDS encoding TAXI family TRAP transporter solute-binding subunit — protein MRNIFISAAIILSLLMIGCQKSNNLNYIFATGGTSGTYYSFGGSIASIWNANIEGMNVTAQSTGASAENLRLLNRHEADFAFAQNDVMDYAYNGTDIFAGEVLTNFSAMLTLYPEIVQIAATKSSGIKTIADMKGKRVSVGDAGSGVEFNAKQILEAYGLTFDDINKSNLSFKESSDGLQNGTLDACFIVAGIPNAALQELSLSSDIVLVSLEQTQVDEMLNKYKYYTEITIPANTYNNVNTDTKAIAVKATIAVNNNIPEDVVYNLMKTLFDKKDDLATAHAKGEELNIEDAYKGISIPFHPGALKYYQELGYNIQ, from the coding sequence ATGAGAAATATTTTTATTTCTGCAGCTATTATCCTATCATTATTAATGATAGGATGTCAAAAAAGCAACAATCTAAATTACATTTTTGCTACAGGAGGAACTAGCGGTACTTACTATTCATTTGGCGGAAGTATAGCAAGTATATGGAATGCTAATATCGAAGGAATGAATGTTACTGCTCAGTCAACAGGAGCTTCTGCTGAAAATTTAAGACTTCTTAACAGACATGAAGCTGACTTTGCATTTGCACAAAATGATGTTATGGACTATGCTTATAACGGTACAGATATATTCGCAGGAGAGGTATTAACTAATTTCTCTGCTATGCTTACATTATACCCAGAGATAGTACAAATAGCTGCTACAAAATCAAGCGGCATAAAAACAATAGCTGATATGAAAGGTAAAAGAGTATCCGTAGGTGATGCCGGAAGCGGTGTTGAGTTTAATGCTAAACAAATATTAGAAGCTTATGGATTAACTTTTGACGATATAAACAAATCAAATCTTTCATTTAAAGAATCAAGCGACGGGCTTCAAAATGGAACATTAGATGCTTGTTTTATAGTTGCTGGAATACCTAATGCTGCTTTGCAGGAATTATCTTTATCAAGCGATATAGTATTAGTTTCTTTGGAGCAGACTCAGGTAGATGAAATGCTTAATAAATATAAATATTATACAGAAATAACAATACCTGCAAATACTTATAATAATGTTAATACTGATACTAAAGCTATAGCAGTAAAAGCAACTATTGCTGTTAATAACAATATACCTGAAGATGTTGTTTATAATTTAATGAAAACATTATTTGATAAAAAAGATGATTTAGCAACTGCTCATGCTAAAGGTGAAGAATTAAATATTGAAGATGCTTATAAAGGTATATCTATACCATTCCATCCCGGTGCTTTAAAATATTATCAAGAATTGGGATATAATATACAATAA